One Verrucomicrobiaceae bacterium genomic window carries:
- a CDS encoding PQQ-binding-like beta-propeller repeat protein has translation MKLLLALTFASITLHAASSTDWPRFLGPTGAALAPESKAPLKWSDSENVLWKSEMPGPGSSSPIVLGDKVFITCWSGYGDASGSDDMTKLTRHLVCLSRTDGKLLWDAKVPSTVAEDPWQGFITEHGYATHTPVTDGERVYVFFGKSGALAFDLDGKQLWQTSCGTSSGDRRWGSAASPVLAGDVLVINANDESMAIIGLDKKTGKQLWRAKGEFGMAYGTPALYQRDGLTDLVIAVPMEIWGMNPETGKLRWFAPHGMSGNVSPSIIFWRKHGLRLRWLSCHTQCRAKNRWQRRPRSRLRALEQQHQLLCAHAASQGRPSFCRQ, from the coding sequence ATGAAATTGCTCCTCGCACTCACTTTCGCCTCCATCACGCTGCACGCTGCTTCTTCGACAGACTGGCCGCGCTTCCTCGGCCCCACGGGTGCTGCCCTTGCGCCGGAATCCAAGGCACCGCTGAAGTGGAGCGACTCCGAGAACGTGCTGTGGAAGTCCGAGATGCCCGGCCCCGGCTCCTCCAGCCCCATCGTGCTGGGGGATAAAGTTTTCATCACCTGCTGGAGCGGCTACGGCGACGCATCAGGATCGGATGACATGACGAAGCTCACTCGCCACCTCGTCTGCCTCTCCCGCACGGATGGAAAGCTGCTCTGGGATGCGAAAGTGCCCTCCACCGTCGCAGAGGACCCCTGGCAGGGCTTTATCACCGAGCATGGTTATGCCACCCACACGCCTGTAACCGATGGAGAGCGGGTGTATGTCTTCTTTGGCAAAAGTGGTGCCCTCGCCTTCGATCTCGATGGCAAGCAGCTCTGGCAGACCTCCTGCGGCACCAGCTCTGGGGATCGCCGCTGGGGCAGTGCCGCCAGCCCTGTGCTCGCGGGTGATGTGCTCGTCATCAATGCCAACGATGAAAGCATGGCCATCATCGGCCTGGACAAAAAAACCGGCAAACAGCTCTGGAGAGCCAAGGGCGAGTTCGGCATGGCCTACGGCACCCCCGCACTCTATCAGCGAGATGGCCTCACCGACCTCGTCATCGCCGTGCCGATGGAAATCTGGGGAATGAACCCCGAGACGGGCAAGCTCCGCTGGTTCGCCCCACATGGCATGAGCGGCAATGTTTCCCCCAGCATCATTTTTTGGCGAAAGCATGGCCTACGTCTTCGGTGGCTATCCTGCCACACGCAGTGCCGCGCTAAAAATCGGTGGCAAAGGCGACCTCGGAGCCGCCTCCGTGCTCTGGAGCAGCAACACCAGCTCCTATGTGCCCACGCCGCTTCTCAAGGACGGCCATCTTTTTGTCGTCAATGA
- a CDS encoding OmpH family outer membrane protein produces MLRSTITALLLAASTALSSAAELKLAVVDMKKAFEEFHKTQEAAETYKGNYNKAAAEMRERQDAYKKLSTEMQQLEKKARDTILTPDQRQKAIAELNDKMKEARALELEMQEFAERRIGQLKQEDMKIRQTLYEEISKVVRDHALKTSIDMVFDKTGVSLSTVPVLVFSKDGAAADITNEVIVELNKNAAPKKEEVAPAKPVEEAKK; encoded by the coding sequence ATGCTCCGCAGCACCATTACCGCACTCCTCCTGGCCGCCTCGACGGCCCTCTCCAGCGCCGCCGAACTGAAACTGGCCGTCGTCGATATGAAGAAGGCTTTTGAGGAATTTCACAAAACCCAGGAAGCCGCCGAAACCTATAAAGGCAACTACAACAAAGCCGCCGCAGAGATGCGTGAGCGCCAGGATGCCTATAAAAAGCTCTCTACTGAGATGCAGCAGCTCGAAAAGAAGGCCCGTGACACCATCCTCACCCCTGATCAGCGCCAGAAAGCCATCGCCGAGCTGAACGACAAAATGAAAGAGGCCCGCGCCCTTGAGTTGGAAATGCAAGAGTTCGCAGAGCGCCGTATCGGCCAGCTCAAGCAGGAGGACATGAAAATCCGCCAGACGCTCTATGAAGAAATCAGCAAAGTCGTGCGCGATCACGCCCTAAAGACCAGCATCGACATGGTTTTCGACAAAACGGGCGTCTCTCTCTCCACAGTGCCAGTGCTCGTCTTCTCCAAAGACGGAGCTGCGGCTGACATCACCAACGAAGTCATCGTCGAGCTCAACAAAAACGCCGCTCCGAAGAAGGAAGAAGTCGCTCCAGCCAAACCTGTCGAAGAAGCCAAGAAATAA
- the glmM gene encoding phosphoglucosamine mutase, producing MSEKRQFFGTDGVRAVANRHPMTPEFVLRLAQASAVVMGKKNGSERSRCVVGRDTRASGEMLEAALAAGLNSAGVDVILVGQLPTPAVAMLSAQLGTDFGVIISASHNPFKDNGIKFVHGDGHKLDDKTEIAMEKLVLGSEDMPRPEGRGIGRITRLADGAERYVKHAVASMGGVRLDGMRVALDNAHGAAAYTSALALLELGADVQVFHSEPDGFNINEECGCTHAEEIERIVRSSQAQAGIAHDGDADRIALCDEEASALDGDELMAIAAESMLRKGTLKQSTLAVTTMSNFGLDDLVSRLGGRVIRTDVGDRYVLAEMRSRGLNFGGEQSGHIIFGDWATTGDGLIAGLQLLKIMKETGEPLSQLRKCLKKFPQSARNLRVRSKPPITELVEAQKIITETEKKLGDYGRVLLRYSGTEQIIRLLIEGRDIEYLDAQADKVASAILSQIG from the coding sequence ATGTCTGAAAAGCGTCAATTCTTCGGTACAGACGGCGTTCGCGCTGTGGCCAATCGTCATCCAATGACCCCCGAGTTTGTCCTGCGCCTCGCGCAGGCATCTGCCGTCGTCATGGGAAAAAAAAACGGGTCCGAGCGCTCCCGCTGCGTCGTGGGGCGTGACACGCGTGCCTCTGGCGAGATGCTGGAGGCTGCACTGGCCGCTGGGCTGAACTCGGCAGGGGTGGATGTCATCCTCGTCGGACAACTGCCCACGCCCGCCGTGGCGATGCTCTCTGCGCAGCTCGGCACAGACTTCGGGGTGATCATTTCGGCCTCTCACAATCCCTTTAAGGACAATGGCATCAAATTCGTCCATGGCGATGGGCACAAGCTCGACGACAAGACCGAAATCGCCATGGAAAAGCTCGTCCTGGGCTCTGAGGACATGCCTAGGCCAGAGGGCCGTGGCATCGGCCGCATCACGCGGCTCGCGGATGGCGCAGAGCGCTATGTGAAGCACGCAGTGGCCTCCATGGGCGGTGTGCGGCTCGATGGCATGCGTGTGGCGCTGGATAATGCACATGGTGCAGCAGCCTACACCAGTGCGCTGGCACTGCTGGAGCTGGGCGCGGACGTGCAGGTCTTTCACAGCGAGCCAGATGGCTTCAATATCAATGAGGAATGCGGCTGTACGCACGCTGAGGAGATCGAGCGCATCGTGCGCTCCTCCCAGGCCCAAGCGGGTATCGCCCATGATGGAGATGCAGACCGTATCGCACTCTGTGACGAAGAGGCTAGCGCATTGGACGGTGATGAGCTGATGGCCATCGCCGCCGAGTCGATGCTGCGCAAAGGCACGCTGAAGCAGAGCACTCTAGCCGTAACTACGATGAGTAATTTCGGCCTCGATGACTTAGTCTCTCGCCTGGGTGGGCGGGTGATCCGCACGGATGTAGGTGACCGCTATGTGCTGGCAGAGATGCGCAGCCGTGGGCTCAATTTCGGCGGTGAGCAGAGTGGCCACATCATTTTTGGTGACTGGGCGACGACAGGTGATGGACTCATCGCGGGCCTACAGTTGCTCAAAATCATGAAGGAGACCGGCGAGCCCCTGAGCCAACTGCGCAAGTGCTTGAAGAAATTCCCCCAATCTGCCCGCAATCTGCGTGTCAGGTCCAAACCGCCCATCACAGAGCTAGTGGAGGCCCAAAAGATCATCACAGAGACCGAGAAGAAGCTGGGGGACTATGGCCGGGTGCTGCTGCGCTACTCTGGCACGGAGCAAATCATCCGCCTACTCATTGAGGGGCGCGATATCGAGTATCTCGATGCCCAGGCAGATAAAGTGGCCTCCGCCATCCTGTCGCAGATTGGCTAA
- the bamA gene encoding outer membrane protein assembly factor BamA, whose amino-acid sequence MLLAPAITHAQDLGLREAPTGARIVRNVFVRFKGAATLDEARVRSQMATRPGSPYLDETVERDIRSLYATGAVENLDIQAQNIGGNGVNVIVTISGRGAIGEIYFAGNTVFNAEKLRMEIKTRVGDAVDEIKLAAAQSDIREMYEKKGYPDVGVSYETTPSSREGFTAVTFKIDEGARGLIKDIIFEGLTCTKHFKLREKLKSKEKTFWRIWGKAGKLNNEDVQSDIKTVEHAMQDRGYAYAKVVEVRRDPVNRNSVNLVFVCVEGQKYDVAGVSVTGNTVFSQDELMPGISTEAGFPYSGADVRADEKMIQEYYGSRGYSDARVDTSILNAGPGQVKVNYAITEGSKFYINRINITGNSVTKDEVIRRELPIAPGEELNTVKMNTGKTRLEQLNYFSQVDVRTNPTSAPDRKDIDVNVQETTTGTVNFGAGFSSIDSISAFVGVTQTNFDIRDWSDFRGGGQRFNANARVGLLRRDFNVTWTEPWFRGEKLALTVDLFYRNLFYLSDVYDQSNGGFSVGLRKSMGEHAYWETTYTLQMVSIDNIDAAASPQIRQEQGDYIQSKIDGRWVHDTRDSIFITRSGHKFEAGGLVSGLGGDAQVWGINFAGQQFFTFPGDVILSFEGAFSSVDTWGSGTVPIFERQFLGGANNLRGFNFRHVGPKDATGEPLGGLSSLYGTAEVSVPIIEKFRIAAFYDVGSVGTSSFDVGGKVYSDYGLGVRLFMSSLGPIRIDYALPHQGDNFTGDSGRFQFNMGYKF is encoded by the coding sequence ATGCTCCTCGCACCCGCGATCACCCATGCCCAGGATCTGGGTTTGCGTGAGGCCCCCACTGGAGCACGCATCGTGCGTAATGTCTTCGTGCGATTCAAAGGAGCTGCAACCCTCGATGAAGCGCGTGTGCGCAGCCAGATGGCGACGCGTCCAGGCTCCCCCTATCTCGATGAGACAGTCGAGCGTGACATCCGCAGCCTTTACGCAACGGGCGCAGTGGAGAATCTAGACATCCAGGCACAAAATATCGGCGGCAATGGCGTGAATGTGATCGTGACCATCTCTGGCCGTGGAGCCATCGGTGAGATTTACTTTGCAGGGAACACCGTCTTCAATGCCGAAAAGCTACGCATGGAGATCAAAACCCGCGTGGGCGATGCGGTGGATGAAATCAAGCTCGCTGCGGCCCAATCAGACATCCGTGAGATGTATGAGAAAAAAGGCTACCCTGATGTAGGCGTGAGCTATGAGACCACCCCCTCTAGCCGCGAAGGTTTCACCGCCGTGACCTTCAAAATCGACGAAGGTGCCCGCGGCCTGATCAAGGACATCATTTTTGAAGGCCTCACCTGCACAAAGCACTTCAAACTGCGTGAGAAGCTCAAATCGAAGGAAAAGACCTTCTGGCGCATCTGGGGCAAGGCCGGCAAGCTCAACAACGAAGACGTCCAGAGCGACATCAAGACCGTGGAGCACGCCATGCAGGATCGCGGTTACGCGTATGCCAAAGTCGTCGAAGTCCGTCGCGACCCTGTGAACAGAAATTCCGTGAACCTTGTCTTCGTGTGCGTCGAAGGCCAAAAATATGACGTGGCAGGCGTTTCCGTCACCGGTAACACCGTTTTCTCCCAGGATGAGTTGATGCCCGGCATCAGCACCGAGGCTGGCTTCCCCTACTCTGGTGCGGACGTGCGTGCGGATGAGAAGATGATTCAGGAGTACTATGGCTCACGCGGCTACTCAGACGCCCGCGTAGATACCTCCATCCTCAATGCCGGCCCAGGACAGGTCAAAGTGAACTACGCCATCACCGAAGGCAGCAAATTCTACATCAACCGCATCAACATTACCGGAAATTCCGTGACGAAGGACGAAGTCATCCGCCGCGAGCTACCCATCGCCCCAGGTGAAGAACTCAACACCGTGAAGATGAACACCGGCAAGACCCGCCTGGAACAGCTCAATTACTTCAGCCAAGTCGATGTGCGCACCAATCCGACCTCCGCGCCAGATCGCAAGGACATCGACGTCAATGTCCAGGAAACCACCACCGGCACCGTGAACTTTGGTGCGGGCTTCAGTTCCATTGACAGCATCAGCGCCTTCGTCGGCGTCACCCAGACGAATTTCGACATCCGTGACTGGAGCGACTTCCGAGGCGGCGGCCAGCGCTTCAACGCCAATGCACGCGTCGGTCTTCTCCGCCGTGACTTCAACGTCACTTGGACGGAGCCCTGGTTCCGCGGTGAGAAGCTGGCCCTCACGGTCGATCTCTTCTACCGTAACCTCTTCTACCTCTCCGATGTGTATGACCAATCGAATGGCGGCTTTTCTGTGGGGTTGCGCAAGTCGATGGGCGAGCACGCCTATTGGGAGACCACTTACACCCTCCAGATGGTCAGCATCGACAATATTGATGCCGCCGCCTCACCCCAGATCCGTCAAGAACAAGGTGACTACATCCAGAGCAAGATCGATGGCCGCTGGGTGCATGACACGCGTGATAGCATCTTTATTACCCGATCTGGGCATAAATTCGAGGCAGGCGGCCTTGTTTCCGGCCTGGGTGGCGACGCCCAGGTCTGGGGTATCAACTTTGCTGGCCAGCAGTTCTTCACCTTCCCAGGCGATGTGATTCTGTCCTTCGAGGGAGCATTCTCCAGCGTGGATACGTGGGGCAGCGGCACGGTGCCGATCTTTGAGCGCCAGTTCCTGGGTGGAGCGAACAATCTTCGCGGCTTCAATTTCCGCCATGTTGGCCCGAAAGATGCCACTGGTGAGCCCCTCGGCGGTCTGAGCTCCCTCTACGGCACAGCCGAGGTCAGTGTGCCAATCATCGAAAAATTCCGCATCGCGGCCTTCTATGATGTGGGCAGCGTGGGCACCAGCTCGTTCGATGTCGGTGGAAAAGTCTATTCCGACTATGGCCTCGGCGTGCGTCTCTTCATGAGCTCACTGGGCCCCATCCGTATCGACTACGCCCTCCCACACCAGGGGGACAATTTCACGGGCGACTCTGGCCGCTTCCAGTTCAACATGGGCTACAAATTCTAA
- the rseP gene encoding RIP metalloprotease RseP, translated as MSWLFDILRPVLLILEVILVFNLMIVVHEWGHFLAARWRGLKIDRFYVWFGKPLWRKTINGVEYGLGSIPFGGYVALPQMAPMGGLEGESNHEQLPTITPLDKIIVAFAGPLFSFLLACVFAVSVWFFGKPQSESHSTSIVGHVAKGSPAEKAGIKAGDIVKTVDGDPVKRFEGLVDSVRWSMVASEGETIPFEVERPGQPGLLKFDVNPKDWKTEDGKPLEAPQYSWWQSIFKRPDLREVGLSGQSTPVAGIIMKNSPADDAGLKGNDIVVRADGQPLRSTGDLSDLIRATPGKTINLSIEREGQVLELPVTPRVPDKNNMKEIGDKKEFPMIGIQWDTEGKRNLTRPGPTPKEQIYDAVKHMGALVDKLTSPRSDLGLSHMSGPVGVGRLYYKLFQHPDGWRLVLWFSVVFNINLAILNMMPFPVLDGGHITMALAEIITRRTPRGMIIEYIQTACAMLLFGFLIFVTFKDAGDVFSSWIFGGSKKDSQELQIEWLPKDKRPAATTTAP; from the coding sequence ATGTCCTGGCTTTTTGACATCCTCCGCCCTGTGCTCCTCATTCTGGAGGTCATCCTCGTCTTCAATCTCATGATCGTCGTGCATGAGTGGGGCCACTTCCTCGCTGCACGCTGGCGCGGGCTCAAGATCGACCGCTTCTACGTCTGGTTCGGCAAACCCCTCTGGCGCAAGACCATCAATGGCGTCGAATATGGCCTCGGCAGCATCCCCTTCGGCGGCTACGTCGCCCTACCACAGATGGCCCCCATGGGAGGGCTCGAAGGCGAGTCCAACCACGAGCAGCTCCCCACCATCACCCCACTCGATAAAATCATCGTCGCCTTCGCCGGGCCGCTCTTCAGTTTTCTGCTTGCCTGCGTGTTTGCTGTATCCGTCTGGTTTTTCGGCAAGCCACAAAGCGAATCCCACTCCACCAGCATCGTCGGCCATGTCGCCAAAGGCAGCCCAGCCGAAAAAGCAGGCATTAAAGCCGGAGACATCGTCAAAACCGTCGATGGCGATCCCGTGAAGCGCTTCGAAGGGCTCGTCGATAGCGTGCGCTGGAGCATGGTCGCCAGTGAGGGCGAAACCATCCCCTTTGAAGTCGAGCGGCCAGGGCAGCCCGGACTGCTGAAATTCGACGTCAATCCCAAGGACTGGAAGACTGAAGACGGCAAGCCCCTAGAAGCCCCCCAATACTCTTGGTGGCAATCCATCTTCAAGCGCCCAGACCTGCGTGAAGTCGGCCTCAGCGGCCAGTCCACACCTGTCGCAGGCATCATCATGAAAAACAGCCCCGCAGACGATGCTGGGCTCAAAGGCAACGACATCGTCGTCCGCGCAGACGGCCAGCCATTGCGTAGCACAGGTGATTTGAGTGATCTCATCCGCGCAACACCCGGCAAAACGATCAACCTCTCCATCGAGCGTGAAGGACAGGTGCTGGAACTCCCCGTCACCCCTCGCGTGCCCGATAAAAACAACATGAAGGAAATCGGCGACAAAAAAGAATTCCCCATGATCGGCATCCAGTGGGATACAGAGGGCAAACGCAACCTCACTCGCCCCGGCCCCACTCCCAAAGAGCAAATTTACGATGCCGTGAAGCACATGGGAGCCCTGGTGGACAAGCTCACCTCCCCACGCAGCGACCTCGGCCTCTCGCACATGAGCGGCCCCGTCGGTGTAGGCCGCCTCTACTACAAGCTCTTCCAGCACCCAGATGGTTGGCGGCTCGTCCTGTGGTTCAGCGTCGTCTTCAACATCAATCTCGCCATCCTCAACATGATGCCCTTCCCCGTGCTCGACGGCGGGCACATCACCATGGCCCTCGCAGAGATCATCACCCGCCGCACACCACGCGGCATGATCATCGAATACATCCAGACAGCCTGCGCCATGCTGCTCTTTGGTTTCCTCATCTTCGTCACCTTCAAAGATGCAGGAGATGTCTTTTCGAGCTGGATCTTCGGTGGCTCTAAAAAAGACAGCCAAGAGCTCCAAATCGAGTGGCTCCCCAAAGACAAACGCCCCGCTGCCACCACGACAGCGCCCTGA
- a CDS encoding DUF3313 family protein yields MYFSQPLMTMFVCSIQVFRSCGFLLLAGLSALSLPSCQTAKTVVAATVVKPSAFLTHGTELKEDRNRSPFLGNWWTPDAALQTAAANTRRLYIAPVRFHETRPMKNVLARAEFSDERRAAKLLKLADYAHERFTRAFKSAKHTDHEIVPEAAPDALRLELQILEFEPNAISGFLARETVDLFTLPAVGDLISKPLRSVITIEGRLIEPKSGKPVFEFADREEAKSVILLPVQETYPTGQARFAIREWAEQFELLMRDDPGKRARDSLPVRLWAF; encoded by the coding sequence ATGTACTTTTCCCAGCCTCTCATGACGATGTTTGTGTGCTCCATCCAGGTTTTTCGAAGCTGCGGTTTTCTGCTGCTGGCGGGGCTCTCGGCATTGAGTCTGCCCTCCTGCCAGACGGCAAAGACCGTGGTGGCTGCCACGGTGGTAAAGCCATCAGCTTTTCTCACGCATGGGACTGAGCTCAAGGAGGACCGGAATCGCTCTCCATTCCTGGGGAACTGGTGGACGCCTGATGCAGCGCTACAAACGGCGGCGGCGAATACACGGAGGCTCTACATCGCACCCGTGCGCTTCCACGAGACGCGGCCAATGAAGAACGTGCTAGCGCGGGCAGAGTTCAGCGATGAGCGCCGTGCCGCCAAGCTGCTGAAGCTGGCTGATTATGCGCATGAGCGCTTCACACGGGCTTTTAAGTCCGCAAAACACACGGATCATGAGATCGTCCCAGAGGCTGCGCCTGATGCGCTGCGTCTGGAGCTACAGATTTTGGAGTTCGAGCCGAATGCGATTAGTGGCTTCCTCGCACGTGAGACGGTGGATCTCTTCACTCTGCCTGCGGTGGGTGATTTGATCTCAAAACCTCTCCGCAGCGTCATCACCATCGAAGGACGACTCATTGAGCCGAAAAGCGGCAAGCCTGTCTTCGAGTTCGCAGACCGCGAAGAGGCGAAATCGGTGATCCTTCTGCCAGTGCAAGAGACCTACCCCACCGGGCAGGCCCGTTTTGCGATCCGTGAATGGGCAGAGCAGTTCGAGCTGCTGATGAGGGATGATCCGGGTAAACGTGCCCGCGATAGCCTGCCGGTGCGGCTATGGGCCTTTTGA
- a CDS encoding DUF1553 domain-containing protein — MTPRVFIGWTLLAGISLAAAPQQPLSFVNDIQPILTKAGCNAGACHAKAITGQRGFRLSVLGFEPEEDYEAIVKQGKGRRVFPPAPEESLLITKGAAIVPHTGGKKIEPGSEPFQTLVRWIAEGMPYEQPGEAKLTQITVEPARVTMQAKTQRQLQVKATYSDGSSRDVTKQALFEANDTAMATASESGLVSTLDLPGNVAVMVRYGGKVSVCSISVPLGAPVVSMPPEKNFIDKHVFANLRQIGVPPSPICDDSSFLRRVSLDIAGRLPTPEETRTFLSDQRPDKRDRAIDSLLASPDYADYFANKWTSLLKNQRTEAADITANFAFHAWMRDSLLANAPYDQIVRQVLASTGTIVSNPPVAWYKRVKEPNVQLEDVAQLFLGVRMQCAQCHHHPFEKWTQAEYYHLAAFFSQIGRKPTAIAGEDLIFHKRGIAQTEHRKTRVMLRPAGLGEPPLDIPPDEDPRLALVDWMSKKTNPFFAKSLVNRYWKHFFKRGLVEPEDDLRDTNPPSNPELFDALAKHFTDSGYDLKSLVREIARSHTYQLSAMPNEHNAVDRQAYSHFYPRRMPAEVLLDSIDMVTGSKTDFADLPPGTRAVSLPDNSYNRASPFLKVFGRPEATSVCECERTQSASLAQSLHLMNASDVKSKLAASNGRADLLTRAEKPEPERIRELYLAAFSREPEADEVSIAETHLLKPRTDAAGKLLDSQRAKRMGYEDLLWALINTKEFLFNH, encoded by the coding sequence ATGACACCTCGGGTTTTTATTGGATGGACGTTGCTGGCTGGCATCAGCCTCGCGGCGGCTCCACAGCAGCCATTGAGCTTTGTGAACGATATTCAGCCTATTTTGACCAAGGCGGGCTGCAATGCGGGTGCTTGCCATGCAAAGGCGATCACGGGCCAGCGCGGTTTTCGCCTCAGTGTGCTGGGTTTTGAGCCGGAGGAGGATTACGAGGCGATCGTGAAACAAGGAAAAGGCAGACGCGTGTTCCCGCCAGCGCCAGAGGAAAGCCTGCTCATCACGAAAGGGGCCGCCATCGTACCGCATACGGGCGGGAAGAAGATCGAGCCCGGATCGGAGCCTTTTCAGACGCTGGTGCGCTGGATCGCGGAGGGGATGCCCTACGAGCAGCCAGGGGAGGCGAAGCTGACGCAAATCACCGTGGAGCCCGCTCGCGTGACGATGCAGGCCAAAACACAGCGCCAACTTCAAGTGAAGGCTACTTACAGTGATGGAAGCAGCCGCGATGTGACGAAACAGGCCCTTTTTGAGGCCAATGACACGGCGATGGCCACGGCGAGCGAGAGCGGGCTGGTGAGCACGCTGGATCTACCGGGCAATGTGGCCGTGATGGTCCGCTATGGCGGCAAAGTGTCAGTTTGCAGCATCTCGGTGCCACTAGGGGCTCCTGTCGTCTCGATGCCGCCGGAGAAAAACTTCATCGATAAGCATGTTTTTGCCAATCTGCGGCAGATCGGGGTGCCACCATCGCCCATCTGTGATGACAGCTCTTTCCTGCGCCGCGTGTCGCTAGACATTGCGGGCCGATTGCCGACTCCGGAGGAGACTCGCACGTTTTTGAGTGATCAGCGGCCCGATAAGCGTGACAGGGCTATCGACTCGCTTTTGGCCTCACCTGATTATGCGGACTATTTCGCCAATAAATGGACCTCCCTGCTCAAAAACCAGCGCACCGAGGCCGCAGACATCACGGCGAACTTCGCCTTCCACGCATGGATGCGGGATAGCCTGCTGGCGAATGCGCCCTACGATCAGATCGTGCGGCAAGTGCTGGCCTCCACGGGCACCATCGTATCGAATCCACCCGTGGCGTGGTACAAGCGGGTGAAGGAACCGAATGTGCAACTGGAGGATGTGGCGCAGCTCTTCCTGGGTGTGCGGATGCAGTGTGCGCAGTGCCATCATCATCCGTTCGAGAAATGGACGCAGGCGGAGTACTATCATCTGGCGGCGTTCTTCAGCCAGATCGGTCGGAAACCGACCGCCATCGCGGGTGAGGACCTCATCTTCCACAAGCGTGGCATTGCACAGACGGAGCACCGCAAGACCCGCGTCATGCTACGGCCTGCGGGACTGGGAGAGCCGCCATTGGACATCCCGCCGGATGAAGATCCGCGCCTAGCGCTGGTGGATTGGATGAGTAAAAAGACGAACCCGTTTTTCGCGAAGTCGCTGGTGAATCGGTATTGGAAGCACTTCTTCAAGCGCGGCCTAGTGGAGCCAGAGGACGATCTGCGTGATACGAACCCGCCGAGCAATCCAGAGCTCTTCGATGCTCTGGCCAAGCACTTCACGGACAGTGGCTATGACCTGAAGTCCCTGGTGCGTGAGATCGCCCGTAGTCACACCTACCAGCTCAGTGCGATGCCGAATGAGCACAATGCGGTGGACCGGCAGGCGTACTCGCACTTTTACCCGCGCCGCATGCCTGCGGAGGTGCTTCTCGATAGCATCGACATGGTGACGGGCTCGAAGACGGACTTCGCCGATCTACCACCCGGCACGCGTGCCGTTTCACTGCCAGATAATAGCTACAACCGCGCTTCGCCCTTCTTAAAGGTGTTTGGCCGTCCAGAGGCGACGAGTGTGTGTGAGTGTGAGCGCACGCAGTCGGCGAGTTTGGCGCAGAGTCTGCACCTGATGAATGCATCGGACGTGAAATCGAAGCTAGCGGCATCCAATGGCCGTGCGGATCTGCTGACGCGTGCGGAGAAGCCAGAGCCGGAGCGTATCCGGGAGCTTTACCTCGCAGCCTTTTCACGCGAGCCGGAGGCAGATGAGGTGAGCATCGCGGAGACGCATCTGCTAAAGCCACGCACGGATGCCGCAGGCAAGCTGCTCGACTCGCAGCGTGCAAAGCGAATGGGCTACGAAGATCTGCTGTGGGCGCTGATCAATACGAAGGAGTTTCTATTTAATCACTGA
- a CDS encoding HAD-IA family hydrolase, which produces MPATLRAVLFDFDGLIVDTESTGYLTWKEIFAQHGHELPVERYAQVVGTDFSTSYDPRRDLESLTGLRFDWDAMELQRRERENTLRQTLTPLPGVLERLEEAASLGLPCAIASSSPRWWIDSWMQQLALGHRFVHFSTVDDTGKVKPDPSLFQHAAASLGMAADEVVIFEDSLNGLKAALAAEMRCVVAPGPMTRHLDFEGAWRRVESLAHVSLRELASEF; this is translated from the coding sequence ATGCCAGCCACACTCCGCGCCGTCCTCTTCGATTTCGATGGCCTCATCGTTGATACCGAAAGCACCGGGTATCTCACCTGGAAGGAAATCTTTGCGCAGCACGGGCATGAGCTGCCAGTGGAGCGCTATGCGCAAGTGGTGGGCACGGATTTTAGCACCAGCTATGATCCGCGCCGCGATCTGGAGTCGCTGACTGGCCTGCGCTTTGACTGGGATGCGATGGAGCTACAGCGGCGTGAGCGTGAAAACACGCTGCGTCAGACGCTGACACCGCTGCCCGGTGTGCTGGAGCGGCTGGAGGAGGCGGCATCGCTGGGGCTGCCCTGTGCCATCGCCAGCAGCAGCCCACGCTGGTGGATCGACTCCTGGATGCAGCAGCTCGCGCTGGGGCATCGCTTTGTGCATTTTTCCACGGTGGATGATACGGGCAAGGTGAAGCCGGACCCGAGCCTGTTTCAGCATGCTGCGGCTAGTCTAGGCATGGCAGCGGATGAGGTGGTGATCTTTGAAGATTCGCTCAATGGACTCAAAGCAGCGCTAGCGGCCGAAATGCGCTGCGTAGTGGCCCCAGGGCCGATGACGCGGCATCTCGACTTCGAGGGTGCTTGGCGACGAGTCGAGTCGCTGGCGCATGTGTCGCTGCGGGAGTTAGCGAGCGAGTTTTGA